From Elusimicrobiaceae bacterium, one genomic window encodes:
- a CDS encoding tetratricopeptide repeat protein, with product MKKVLLVCLSVMLMAACSASEDKLFRKAQILTDKGEFEKAIQTYSSIIKKNPRHYAAFVSRGLLYDQLKSKDSEQAKKNKQLAERDYLKALSIEYRHPEIFNNLAALYIDQGRYSEAILQLNQALLLRPDYLMALLNRAVAYSQQGNLNKALIDFAEVENLDKRFPLLYLNRGLAFFDAGYYASAAAEYSYLMELEPENPRSYLERGRAFVKMSHFQNAMDDFQKAIALRNDYAMPYYYAAELLFSKGDTDQGVAYAEQAKKYAPNYAPIYDMLGDMLALETPVDATKHYLAASRLDPAHARRYQGKIRMMTTENGRKRVVANRFLNINK from the coding sequence ATGAAAAAAGTTTTATTAGTCTGTTTGTCTGTTATGTTGATGGCAGCTTGTAGTGCCAGCGAGGATAAACTTTTTCGCAAGGCACAGATTTTAACGGATAAAGGAGAATTTGAAAAAGCCATTCAGACCTATTCTTCCATTATCAAAAAAAATCCGCGTCATTATGCTGCGTTTGTCAGCAGAGGTTTGCTTTACGATCAGTTAAAATCCAAAGACTCCGAACAAGCCAAAAAGAACAAGCAATTGGCGGAAAGAGACTATTTAAAAGCTCTTTCTATTGAGTACAGACATCCTGAAATTTTTAACAATTTAGCCGCTTTGTACATTGATCAAGGCCGCTATTCTGAGGCTATTTTACAGTTAAATCAAGCCCTTTTATTGCGTCCCGATTATTTGATGGCCTTATTAAACAGGGCAGTAGCCTACAGTCAACAGGGTAATCTGAATAAAGCCTTGATTGATTTTGCCGAAGTGGAAAATTTGGATAAAAGGTTTCCGTTGTTGTATTTGAATAGAGGTTTGGCTTTCTTTGATGCCGGATATTATGCCAGTGCGGCAGCGGAATATTCTTATTTGATGGAACTAGAGCCTGAAAATCCGCGTTCTTATTTGGAAAGAGGTCGCGCCTTTGTAAAAATGAGCCACTTTCAAAACGCGATGGACGATTTCCAAAAAGCTATTGCCTTGCGTAATGATTATGCCATGCCGTACTATTACGCAGCGGAACTTTTGTTTAGCAAAGGCGATACGGATCAAGGTGTTGCCTATGCCGAACAGGCCAAAAAGTACGCGCCCAACTATGCTCCCATTTATGATATGTTAGGAGATATGTTGGCTTTGGAAACTCCGGTAGATGCTACTAAACACTATTTAGCGGCCAGCCGCTTAGATCCGGCCCATGCGCGCCGTTATCAAGGCAAAATCCGCATGATGACTACGGAAAACGGACGCAAACGTGTGGTGGCCAACCGTTTTTTAAACATCAATAAATAA
- a CDS encoding thymidine phosphorylase, producing the protein MRMLDVIIKKRNGQTLNEEEFNFVAQAAAKGTVPDYQLSAFLMACFLNPLSDKETALLTKAMAHSGDRLDFSKIKMPKVDKHSTGGVGDGISLALAPLVACAGVAIPMMSGRGLGHTGGTLDKLEAMKGFQIRIPAKSIHKQIEKLGMCMFGQTKDLAPADRKLYSLRDASGSVESRPLIVASILSKKYAEGVESLLMDVKYGSGAFMQKLADSRKLAKALVATAKLLGLNCRALITYMDQPLGRAIGNANEIYQTIEILKGNRHLAPDFYELLIEEGAHMLVISGKEKNLDKARALLEKYIEDGSALEKFRQMLKWQGSNPDIADHPEKYLHNAKLKLEFKADKKGYISFIDAKTAGVAGVLLGAGRNTMEDEIDYGAGIWLSKKAGESVQKGNVIAVLYASDKKRLAAGADLFAKAVKITATKPKPYKLIEEVIK; encoded by the coding sequence ATGAGAATGTTGGACGTCATTATTAAAAAACGCAATGGACAAACGTTAAACGAAGAAGAATTTAATTTTGTAGCGCAAGCCGCAGCAAAAGGGACTGTACCCGATTATCAGCTGTCGGCTTTTTTGATGGCTTGTTTCTTAAATCCGCTAAGCGATAAAGAAACAGCCCTTTTAACCAAAGCAATGGCTCATTCGGGCGATAGATTAGATTTTTCAAAAATCAAAATGCCTAAAGTGGACAAACATTCCACCGGTGGCGTAGGGGACGGAATCTCTTTGGCATTGGCTCCGTTGGTGGCTTGTGCCGGTGTAGCCATACCCATGATGTCCGGACGAGGCTTAGGACATACCGGCGGCACTCTGGATAAATTGGAAGCGATGAAAGGATTTCAAATACGCATTCCCGCCAAATCCATTCATAAACAAATAGAAAAATTGGGAATGTGTATGTTCGGCCAAACCAAAGATCTGGCCCCTGCCGACCGGAAACTTTATTCCTTGCGGGATGCTTCAGGCAGTGTAGAAAGCCGTCCTCTTATTGTGGCCAGCATTCTTTCTAAAAAATACGCCGAAGGGGTAGAAAGTTTACTCATGGACGTAAAGTACGGCTCCGGTGCTTTTATGCAAAAACTGGCCGATAGCCGCAAACTGGCCAAAGCCTTAGTGGCTACCGCTAAACTTTTGGGTTTAAATTGCCGCGCATTAATTACCTACATGGACCAACCGTTAGGCCGCGCTATCGGCAATGCAAATGAAATTTATCAAACCATTGAAATTTTAAAAGGGAACCGTCACTTAGCACCGGATTTTTATGAGCTCTTAATTGAGGAAGGTGCTCATATGTTGGTTATCAGCGGTAAAGAGAAGAATTTAGACAAAGCCCGCGCATTGTTGGAAAAATATATTGAAGACGGCTCTGCCTTAGAGAAATTCCGTCAAATGCTTAAGTGGCAGGGCAGCAATCCCGACATTGCCGACCATCCCGAAAAATACTTACACAATGCCAAACTGAAATTGGAGTTTAAGGCTGATAAAAAAGGATATATCTCTTTTATTGATGCCAAAACTGCCGGTGTGGCAGGAGTGCTTTTAGGGGCCGGCCGCAACACGATGGAAGACGAGATAGACTACGGGGCCGGTATTTGGCTGAGCAAAAAAGCAGGAGAATCCGTACAAAAAGGGAATGTTATTGCCGTTTTGTATGCTTCTGACAAAAAACGCTTGGCCGCAGGAGCAGATCTTTTTGCCAAAGCAGTCAAAATAACCGCCACCAAACCTAAGCCTTATAAACTAATAGAAGAAGTAATTAAATAA
- a CDS encoding DUF167 domain-containing protein — translation MIIKVRVIPTTTGRNEIISRIGSVLRMKIKNKKVDDDPANAIMKTFLADFFAVKEDQIIILKGAKGKEKTVEVRDKSEEELRQIMDSIP, via the coding sequence ATGATTATAAAGGTCCGCGTCATTCCTACTACAACTGGACGCAATGAAATTATCAGCCGTATTGGCAGTGTACTGCGCATGAAAATTAAAAATAAAAAAGTGGATGATGATCCGGCCAATGCCATCATGAAAACTTTCTTGGCTGATTTCTTTGCTGTAAAAGAAGATCAAATCATTATCTTAAAAGGTGCTAAAGGCAAAGAAAAAACCGTAGAAGTGCGCGACAAAAGCGAAGAAGAACTTCGCCAAATTATGGATTCTATTCCCTAA
- a CDS encoding cation-translocating P-type ATPase, which produces MKSSRKNTALQSAALSVPAKKYSYRFFLSVCFLVLVVYSLMIETSATGIFVLVLLNLLCCGDVLFKNAWKDLESFRFSLSVLTSVAVLACFCYGLSKTFFPNPLAGNVPDLHICLSATLMIYLWTCGHISRRKERTKVFIKKLDDFLPKSGRLVNGQQRERMIFARELKEGDIIRVKAGERIPCEGEIAKGETAIDESLITGNMLPTAKTVGSRVYAGTLNKGADVMIRVTDKLDQSIISNILNTIKGSERRRCVRKDELDGYAAYLLFISVLMAFAAYTYFYWAGDYQRPLHTLGYILLVLGVGCPLCFFFCSSLPSWFIHLGARRKKIILQSLGALDILKKADAVFFDKTGTLTYGELRIHEVCAGDEKTKKDLLICLATAEQMVDGPFANAVNIYAKEQGIEPHKLLCFDVFPGLGVKAVSGKNIFLAGRPEWLKEQGINIPKRPSGGQAVICAAKNGKYLGYVSLDDKLRPGATEMVENLKKMGKEVILMSGDNEASVSGIAKEIGITNYNFGVLPQTKATILGNFSALGKKAVMVGDGFNDITALLRADAGVVFSSGKNVYNNWVDIILKRSDLAAITDLFRMNHRLSARIRGNVMLSIFCNVVLVGVLLFAPIAREYMWCVVPVGMVLSVVVIFLNSARLLNIK; this is translated from the coding sequence ATGAAGTCTTCCCGCAAGAATACGGCCTTACAGAGTGCCGCTTTGTCTGTCCCTGCTAAAAAATATTCTTACAGATTCTTTTTGTCTGTTTGTTTTTTGGTGTTGGTAGTTTATTCGTTAATGATAGAAACTTCCGCGACGGGGATTTTTGTATTGGTCTTGTTGAATTTGTTGTGTTGTGGGGACGTTTTGTTTAAAAATGCTTGGAAAGATTTGGAATCTTTTCGCTTTTCTCTTTCTGTGCTTACGTCCGTAGCTGTTTTGGCTTGTTTTTGTTATGGTCTGTCCAAAACCTTCTTTCCCAATCCTTTAGCCGGTAATGTGCCGGACTTGCATATTTGTCTTTCGGCTACATTGATGATTTATTTATGGACCTGTGGGCATATTTCCCGTCGAAAAGAGCGGACTAAAGTTTTTATCAAAAAATTAGATGATTTTTTACCTAAATCGGGACGTTTAGTTAATGGCCAACAACGCGAAAGGATGATTTTTGCGCGGGAATTAAAAGAAGGGGATATTATTCGTGTAAAAGCAGGGGAACGGATTCCTTGTGAGGGGGAAATTGCCAAAGGGGAAACCGCCATTGATGAAAGTTTGATTACAGGCAATATGTTGCCTACGGCCAAGACGGTCGGTAGTCGCGTATATGCGGGCACGTTAAACAAAGGAGCCGATGTGATGATTCGGGTCACGGATAAGTTGGATCAGAGCATTATTTCCAATATTCTTAATACCATTAAAGGCAGTGAACGTCGCCGTTGTGTGCGAAAAGATGAGTTGGATGGCTATGCTGCGTATTTGTTGTTTATCTCTGTATTGATGGCCTTTGCTGCTTATACTTATTTTTACTGGGCGGGCGATTATCAAAGACCGCTGCATACATTGGGATATATTTTGTTGGTATTGGGGGTAGGCTGTCCTCTTTGTTTCTTCTTTTGTTCTTCTTTACCATCTTGGTTTATTCACTTAGGGGCCAGACGTAAAAAGATTATTTTGCAATCTTTGGGAGCATTGGATATATTAAAAAAAGCCGATGCCGTATTTTTTGACAAAACAGGTACGTTGACCTATGGAGAGTTGAGAATCCATGAAGTCTGTGCCGGCGATGAAAAAACAAAGAAAGATTTGCTGATATGTTTGGCAACGGCGGAGCAAATGGTGGACGGTCCTTTTGCCAATGCCGTAAATATATATGCCAAAGAACAGGGCATTGAGCCGCATAAACTGTTATGTTTTGACGTTTTTCCTGGTTTGGGGGTGAAGGCAGTCTCCGGAAAAAATATCTTCTTGGCGGGGCGTCCTGAATGGTTAAAAGAACAAGGAATCAATATTCCCAAGCGTCCCAGCGGTGGTCAAGCCGTTATTTGCGCAGCGAAAAACGGTAAATATTTGGGGTATGTGTCATTAGATGATAAACTTCGTCCCGGTGCGACGGAGATGGTGGAAAACCTGAAAAAAATGGGAAAAGAAGTGATTTTGATGTCAGGGGATAATGAAGCCTCTGTATCTGGTATTGCTAAGGAAATCGGTATTACCAATTATAATTTTGGTGTATTACCGCAAACGAAAGCAACCATTTTGGGTAATTTTAGTGCATTGGGTAAAAAAGCCGTCATGGTGGGTGACGGATTTAACGATATTACCGCTTTGTTGCGTGCAGATGCAGGGGTAGTATTTTCCTCCGGAAAAAATGTATATAATAATTGGGTAGATATCATTTTAAAACGTTCGGATTTGGCCGCCATTACGGATTTGTTCCGTATGAATCATCGGCTTTCTGCTCGTATACGCGGCAATGTAATGCTATCTATATTTTGTAATGTGGTGTTAGTTGGCGTATTATTATTTGCTCCGATTGCACGTGAGTATATGTGGTGTGTGGTCCCTGTGGGGATGGTGCTGTCGGTGGTAGTGATTTTTTTAAATTCAGCGAGGTTGTTAAACATAAAATGA
- a CDS encoding ATP-dependent Clp protease proteolytic subunit yields MIIPTIIEKNVGYDIFSRLLKDRIIFVGGREGEVDTASANMIIAQLLYLDAEDSQREINLYINSPGGMVTAGLAIYDTMQFIKAPITTICMGQAMSFGAVLLAAGSKGRRYALPHSRIMIHQPLIWGGGISGQVTDIEIEARELHDNKEHLLDILAKHTGQPKEKIRQDSERNYYLSAHEAKEYGIIDEVLELKK; encoded by the coding sequence ATGATTATACCTACCATTATTGAAAAAAATGTCGGCTACGATATTTTTTCGCGCTTGCTCAAAGACCGCATTATTTTTGTAGGCGGCAGAGAGGGGGAAGTGGACACCGCCAGCGCCAATATGATTATTGCCCAACTGCTATATCTAGATGCGGAAGATTCTCAACGGGAAATTAACCTTTACATCAACTCTCCCGGCGGTATGGTGACGGCCGGACTGGCAATTTATGACACCATGCAATTTATCAAAGCTCCAATTACCACTATCTGCATGGGGCAGGCCATGAGTTTTGGTGCGGTGTTATTGGCCGCCGGTTCAAAGGGACGCCGTTATGCTTTGCCGCATAGCCGTATTATGATTCACCAACCCTTAATTTGGGGCGGCGGTATTTCCGGACAAGTGACAGATATTGAAATTGAGGCGCGTGAACTTCATGACAATAAAGAACATTTGTTGGATATTTTGGCCAAACATACGGGCCAACCCAAAGAAAAAATTCGTCAAGACAGCGAGAGAAACTATTACCTCTCTGCTCACGAAGCCAAAGAATATGGCATTATTGATGAAGTGCTGGAATTAAAAAAATAA
- the ileS gene encoding isoleucine--tRNA ligase, translating into MAKNKYSATVLLPKTDFPMRAGLTQKEPKMLEFWQEMDLYNAILKKNQAGKHFVLHDGPPYANGKIHIGHALDKTIKDIILKSRAMTGYYTPYIPGWDCHGLPIEQALMKELKIDKKHITDVPAFRKKAREFAARFIDLQRQGFKRLGVQGEWDNPYLTMDKRYEGITIGVFLDLIEKGYVYKGQKTITWCSHCETALADAETEYKDVSSSSIYLRFKLVNPTTEVFGDLDFSKPVSLGVWTTTPWTIPSNMAAAVNKDEDYAVLQDNKTGEYYVVADELAEEFLKNTELDAKKVSAVRGESLVGLTYYHPLTQKQNPIIWTDFVTMDAGVGVVHIAPGHGEDDFRAGKQWGLDVFCPVDEKGCYTKDAGVFEGMHVFEANPLMVKKLDELGSLIKEQEIVHSYPHCWRCHNPIIFRATEQWFMSIDKDGLREKLMNNLDNVKFYPAGGDERMRSMIGLRPDWCLSRQRFWGSPVTILYCKKCGKAQINHELFSFIKERAMNEGSDFWFIDPVEKLMPQGYACECGSHDFRKETDILDVWLDSGVSWAAVVKDRGLSFPADVYSEGSDQHRGWFQSSYIPSFTLEGVAPFKTILTHGMVLAQDGRQMHKSLGNSVDPEDVINKYGADILRLWVAFSDYQGDVRISEEILGGPIDTYRKLRNTIRYALGNLSDFEPTVHGVATEQLAEMDRYMLGRLDKLIAEVRAAYEDFNFRRAMRAITDFCILDLSSFLLDASKDRLYTLGASSAARRSAQTALAEIVRTLLQLTAPVLCFTCEEAWQELLKIPAGKGLPKSIFLSDMPEHASLTTDAALEEKWNKIRQIREDVQKALEETRQKGVIGSSLEAKVIFKTNDDKTKKFLEDNASLWSEIFIVSCVEVTEGTLPLEIVVEHAEGQKCARCWQWKKEVGTEGRTHSDLCDRCVEVLAREGLTVPEEQTVA; encoded by the coding sequence ATGGCAAAAAATAAATATTCAGCTACCGTTTTACTTCCGAAAACGGATTTTCCGATGCGTGCGGGCTTAACTCAAAAAGAGCCCAAAATGTTAGAGTTTTGGCAAGAAATGGATTTGTACAATGCCATTTTAAAGAAAAATCAGGCCGGTAAACATTTTGTATTGCATGACGGACCACCGTATGCCAACGGCAAAATCCATATCGGACATGCTCTAGACAAAACCATTAAGGATATTATTCTCAAAAGCCGCGCTATGACCGGTTATTATACGCCGTATATTCCGGGTTGGGACTGCCATGGCCTGCCCATTGAACAGGCGTTGATGAAAGAATTAAAAATAGACAAAAAACACATTACCGACGTGCCTGCTTTCCGTAAAAAAGCACGTGAATTTGCCGCTCGTTTTATTGATTTGCAACGTCAGGGCTTTAAACGCTTGGGTGTGCAAGGAGAATGGGATAACCCGTATTTAACCATGGACAAACGCTATGAGGGTATAACCATTGGCGTTTTCTTGGATTTGATTGAAAAAGGATACGTATACAAAGGGCAAAAGACTATTACGTGGTGTTCTCATTGCGAAACCGCTTTGGCCGATGCCGAAACAGAATATAAAGACGTCAGTTCTTCCTCCATCTATTTGCGTTTTAAATTGGTCAATCCTACGACCGAAGTATTTGGGGATTTAGACTTCTCAAAGCCTGTCTCTTTGGGTGTTTGGACCACCACTCCTTGGACCATTCCCTCCAATATGGCTGCCGCTGTTAACAAAGATGAAGACTATGCCGTATTACAAGATAACAAAACCGGCGAATATTATGTGGTGGCAGATGAATTGGCTGAAGAATTTTTGAAAAATACCGAGTTGGACGCCAAAAAAGTAAGTGCTGTACGTGGTGAAAGTTTGGTCGGCTTGACTTATTATCATCCTTTAACCCAAAAACAAAATCCGATTATTTGGACGGATTTCGTCACGATGGATGCAGGGGTCGGTGTGGTGCATATCGCTCCGGGTCATGGTGAAGACGATTTCCGCGCCGGAAAACAATGGGGGTTGGACGTTTTCTGCCCCGTAGATGAAAAAGGTTGCTATACCAAAGATGCCGGTGTTTTTGAAGGCATGCACGTTTTTGAGGCAAATCCGCTCATGGTAAAGAAATTAGACGAATTGGGCAGCCTCATTAAAGAGCAAGAAATTGTGCATAGTTATCCGCATTGTTGGCGTTGTCATAACCCGATTATTTTCCGCGCTACCGAACAATGGTTTATGAGCATTGACAAAGACGGTTTGCGCGAAAAACTGATGAATAATTTGGATAATGTAAAATTTTATCCCGCCGGTGGTGATGAACGCATGCGTTCTATGATCGGGTTGCGCCCCGATTGGTGTTTATCCCGTCAGCGATTCTGGGGTTCTCCGGTCACTATTTTATATTGTAAAAAATGCGGTAAAGCCCAAATTAATCATGAACTCTTTAGCTTTATTAAAGAGCGCGCTATGAATGAGGGCTCTGATTTTTGGTTTATTGATCCGGTGGAAAAATTGATGCCGCAAGGATATGCTTGTGAATGCGGCAGTCATGATTTCCGCAAAGAAACCGATATTTTAGACGTATGGCTTGACAGTGGTGTATCTTGGGCAGCGGTGGTAAAAGATAGAGGCCTTAGTTTCCCTGCCGATGTCTATTCCGAAGGATCAGATCAACATCGTGGTTGGTTCCAAAGCTCTTATATTCCTTCTTTTACCTTAGAAGGGGTGGCTCCTTTTAAAACTATCTTGACGCATGGTATGGTGTTGGCACAAGACGGTCGCCAAATGCACAAATCTTTAGGCAACAGTGTTGACCCCGAAGATGTGATCAATAAATACGGGGCTGATATTTTACGCTTATGGGTTGCTTTTTCTGACTATCAAGGAGATGTGCGCATTTCTGAAGAAATTTTGGGCGGACCGATTGATACCTATCGCAAATTGCGCAACACGATTCGCTATGCGCTTGGAAACTTGTCAGACTTTGAACCCACTGTTCATGGCGTTGCCACCGAACAATTAGCAGAAATGGACCGCTATATGTTAGGCCGTTTGGATAAGTTAATTGCTGAAGTGCGCGCTGCTTATGAAGACTTTAACTTCCGCCGCGCTATGCGTGCCATCACAGATTTCTGTATTTTGGACTTATCTTCTTTCTTATTAGATGCTTCTAAAGACAGATTGTACACGTTGGGTGCTTCTTCTGCTGCTCGCAGAAGTGCGCAAACCGCTTTGGCGGAAATTGTACGCACATTATTGCAATTAACGGCTCCGGTGCTGTGCTTTACCTGTGAAGAGGCTTGGCAGGAACTGTTAAAAATCCCTGCCGGAAAAGGATTGCCCAAAAGTATTTTCCTTTCCGATATGCCCGAGCATGCCTCTTTAACCACGGATGCGGCTTTGGAAGAAAAATGGAATAAAATCCGCCAAATTCGCGAAGATGTACAAAAAGCATTAGAAGAAACCCGTCAAAAAGGTGTCATCGGGTCTTCTTTGGAAGCAAAGGTGATTTTTAAAACCAATGATGATAAAACAAAGAAATTCTTAGAAGATAATGCCTCTTTATGGTCTGAGATTTTCATCGTCTCTTGTGTGGAAGTGACGGAGGGGACATTGCCTTTGGAAATTGTGGTAGAACATGCCGAAGGCCAAAAATGTGCTCGTTGTTGGCAATGGAAAAAAGAAGTCGGAACCGAAGGGCGCACCCATAGCGATTTGTGTGACCGCTGCGTGGAAGTGTTGGCCAGAGAAGGTTTAACTGTACCAGAGGAGCAGACCGTTGCGTAA
- a CDS encoding YggS family pyridoxal phosphate-dependent enzyme: MNAAEKVSYNLSKIQTAIRESCHKSGRDEKKVKLLAVTKYATDADVLALLETGKIAHIGESRVQQAVARWKSAAFSKYRVYKHFIGHLQKNKVAQAAELFDFIDSIDDIKTAQSLNEQAEKLGKKIFVMVQIKLTQRETQSGVNLQQAPSLLQQIQKLPHLIPCGYMAIAPQTQETCLLRPLFKQIKMAFDRDFPPMLEHRYLSLGMSNDFDVAIEEGATLPRIGSMLFAEYREEV, translated from the coding sequence ATGAATGCAGCGGAAAAAGTTAGTTATAATTTATCAAAAATTCAAACCGCTATAAGAGAATCTTGCCACAAAAGCGGACGTGACGAAAAAAAAGTAAAACTCTTAGCCGTCACAAAGTACGCTACAGACGCTGATGTTTTGGCCTTATTAGAAACCGGCAAAATTGCTCACATAGGTGAAAGCCGTGTGCAACAAGCGGTGGCTCGTTGGAAAAGTGCAGCCTTTAGCAAATATCGCGTTTACAAACACTTTATTGGCCATTTGCAAAAAAATAAAGTGGCACAAGCGGCCGAACTCTTTGATTTTATTGACTCTATTGACGATATAAAAACCGCCCAATCTCTTAATGAACAAGCGGAAAAATTGGGCAAGAAAATATTTGTCATGGTGCAAATAAAACTGACACAACGAGAAACACAGTCCGGTGTTAATTTGCAGCAGGCTCCGTCTTTGCTTCAGCAAATACAAAAGTTGCCTCATTTAATACCCTGCGGATACATGGCCATCGCTCCGCAAACGCAAGAGACGTGTTTATTACGTCCACTGTTTAAACAAATAAAAATGGCTTTTGATAGAGATTTTCCGCCCATGTTAGAGCACCGCTATCTATCTTTGGGCATGAGTAATGATTTTGATGTAGCTATTGAAGAAGGGGCTACATTACCAAGAATTGGCAGTATGCTGTTTGCCGAATATCGGGAGGAAGTATGA
- the lspA gene encoding signal peptidase II, which translates to MRKIFSVIWDWARHHKAVLITLVVLLGVDRITKRLTLVFLENRDILLAPFLHLRYVENTGAAFGMMQGGNFILIFVSLLIILYLLKSWKELCAMGPLVKWGLVLILGGALGNLYDRITLGFVVDFIDLRVWPVFNAADSFITVGGIMLALAFLFYKQEPIQEEK; encoded by the coding sequence TTGCGTAAGATATTTTCCGTTATCTGGGATTGGGCACGGCATCACAAGGCCGTGCTCATCACCTTAGTAGTTTTATTGGGAGTGGACCGTATTACTAAGCGGTTGACACTTGTTTTTTTGGAAAATAGAGACATACTATTAGCACCGTTTTTGCATTTGCGCTATGTGGAAAATACGGGAGCGGCGTTTGGTATGATGCAAGGGGGAAACTTTATTTTAATTTTTGTTTCCTTGCTTATTATTTTGTATTTGCTTAAAAGTTGGAAAGAACTTTGCGCGATGGGTCCTTTGGTAAAATGGGGGCTTGTGCTTATTTTGGGCGGTGCATTGGGCAATCTTTATGATAGAATAACCTTAGGATTTGTAGTGGATTTTATTGATTTGCGTGTGTGGCCGGTGTTTAATGCGGCCGATAGTTTTATTACAGTGGGCGGGATTATGCTCGCTTTGGCGTTTTTGTTTTATAAACAAGAGCCGATACAGGAGGAAAAATGA
- a CDS encoding helix-turn-helix transcriptional regulator: protein MNKFEKQLEKWNNGVLRGAQAKLAKKLGVSTATTALWATGKRRPSKGYAAQIATLFNMDIYNVFKLFEPHSTVYHIPSSEMQHCLREKDFDSSYYGTDNTTNYSPAQSNSVQVPFFNAIPKDFPQYNEDEVLEWWSIPRRYALGTKYIIPSVKAGFQGVSETEDLCFIKPCSETSIGNTVLYLLENGKYVYGKITQQNTIEGLSEQQKKQIKKTVGIIVRRISTPE, encoded by the coding sequence ATGAATAAATTCGAAAAACAATTAGAAAAATGGAACAACGGGGTCTTGCGTGGGGCACAAGCAAAGTTAGCAAAAAAACTAGGGGTATCCACCGCTACCACTGCATTATGGGCTACAGGAAAACGTCGCCCCTCCAAAGGATATGCCGCCCAAATAGCCACCCTGTTCAACATGGACATATATAATGTCTTTAAACTTTTTGAACCGCATAGCACCGTTTATCATATACCTTCATCTGAAATGCAACATTGCTTACGTGAAAAAGACTTCGATTCTTCTTATTATGGGACAGATAACACAACGAATTACTCCCCTGCTCAAAGCAATAGTGTACAGGTGCCTTTTTTTAATGCAATTCCCAAAGATTTCCCCCAATATAACGAAGATGAAGTGTTAGAATGGTGGAGCATTCCTCGCAGGTATGCATTGGGTACAAAATATATTATTCCCTCCGTCAAGGCTGGGTTTCAAGGGGTATCTGAAACAGAAGACCTGTGTTTTATCAAACCCTGCTCGGAGACCTCTATCGGCAATACGGTTCTTTATCTTTTAGAAAACGGAAAATATGTCTACGGAAAAATAACGCAACAAAATACCATTGAAGGACTTTCGGAACAGCAAAAAAAACAAATCAAAAAAACCGTTGGCATTATCGTTCGTCGCATTTCAACCCCCGAATAA